Proteins co-encoded in one Sporosarcina sp. FSL K6-1522 genomic window:
- a CDS encoding acetate--CoA ligase family protein translates to MTVQQENYVALEPLFNPKSVAILGASENKNKLGYLQVKALLDGGFAGDIYPINPRSEKIEGLLCYPSLAEVKTTIDLAIFCLSADRVKQGLLECAENGIKAAVVFASGFSETGEEGLKEQQLISDLAKEHGIRIIGPNCVGLVNTTNGLVATFSPGLTNVPLNDKREVGFVTQSGAFGVLTYIAAAQKGLSFNYFVSVGNEMETEFSDVVEYMVHDPKTKVISGYLEGAKNPQKLRQLAKEALAKNKPMVIMKTGRSAAGSRAAASHTGSLAGSDQIYDAFFKQTGIVRANDFEDIIAFSKLFQTGKIPKGRNTVIVTSSGGRGINEADRCESYGLNIHPLSFTVKKAIEKNIPSFASASNPVDLTAAAAVTNPELFLEPLRVLVDDPDTDIIIFSEFPMHWTYDEPLIKEFIDICKNTDKFILITTFQLEGMSIPKSTPELVANGIPVITGDLNPIRALAKFVEYGERYEQQKQKNDVGIQPQQAKKDITPLVQYKTTLSEAEASEVLALYDIPTTQRMVATTAQEAVQHANSMGYPVALKIDSPDIPHKTEANAIKLNVKNDQEVMDAFDEIDRNARAYDANAVINGVSIQEMLPAGVEVIVGVTNDPGFGPVIMFGLGGIFVEVFRDISFRVAPLTRDDALEMIEEIKGYAILKGARGKAAVDIEAIVDVLLKVSALVTDHGDHIDELDINPLIVYEDGIKAADAMLVVRETEVQASVGVGG, encoded by the coding sequence GTGACTGTTCAACAAGAAAATTATGTAGCACTTGAACCATTATTTAATCCTAAATCTGTAGCAATCTTAGGAGCTTCCGAAAACAAAAATAAGCTGGGTTATTTACAAGTAAAAGCTCTATTGGACGGCGGATTTGCAGGGGATATTTATCCGATCAATCCACGGTCTGAAAAAATTGAAGGACTGCTCTGTTATCCTTCGCTTGCTGAAGTGAAAACAACCATTGACTTAGCGATTTTTTGTTTGAGTGCAGATCGAGTGAAGCAAGGTTTGCTAGAATGTGCGGAAAACGGCATTAAAGCAGCTGTCGTATTTGCTTCTGGTTTTTCCGAAACCGGGGAGGAAGGGTTGAAAGAACAACAACTGATTAGCGACCTTGCGAAAGAGCATGGCATTCGAATCATTGGACCGAATTGTGTGGGCTTAGTGAATACGACGAATGGGTTAGTTGCGACGTTTTCGCCAGGTCTGACGAATGTTCCGCTAAACGATAAAAGAGAAGTTGGATTTGTCACGCAGAGCGGTGCTTTCGGCGTGTTGACCTATATTGCAGCGGCGCAAAAAGGGCTCAGTTTTAACTACTTCGTCAGTGTAGGAAACGAAATGGAAACGGAGTTTTCCGATGTTGTGGAATACATGGTGCATGATCCGAAAACCAAAGTTATTAGCGGCTATTTAGAAGGGGCGAAAAATCCTCAGAAATTGCGACAATTGGCAAAAGAGGCACTTGCTAAAAATAAGCCCATGGTCATTATGAAAACGGGTCGTAGTGCAGCAGGAAGCAGAGCAGCGGCTTCGCACACGGGTTCATTAGCAGGGTCCGATCAAATCTATGATGCATTTTTTAAACAAACAGGTATTGTCAGGGCCAATGATTTTGAAGATATTATTGCTTTCAGCAAACTGTTCCAAACGGGCAAAATACCAAAGGGAAGGAATACGGTTATCGTCACGAGTTCAGGTGGTCGAGGCATCAACGAGGCAGATCGCTGTGAATCGTATGGATTGAACATTCATCCGTTAAGTTTCACGGTGAAGAAGGCCATTGAAAAAAACATCCCTTCTTTTGCAAGCGCTTCCAACCCTGTTGACTTAACAGCAGCGGCGGCCGTTACAAATCCAGAGTTATTTTTGGAGCCGTTACGTGTACTTGTAGACGACCCAGATACAGATATTATTATCTTCTCGGAATTCCCGATGCACTGGACGTATGATGAGCCGCTCATTAAGGAATTCATTGACATCTGTAAGAACACGGACAAATTCATTCTCATTACAACGTTCCAGTTAGAGGGGATGTCCATTCCAAAATCGACGCCTGAATTAGTCGCCAATGGTATACCGGTTATCACGGGAGATTTGAATCCAATTCGGGCACTTGCCAAATTTGTTGAATATGGAGAACGATACGAACAGCAAAAACAGAAAAACGATGTAGGGATTCAGCCGCAGCAAGCGAAAAAAGATATTACACCGCTTGTCCAGTATAAGACGACATTGAGTGAGGCGGAAGCTAGCGAAGTGTTGGCGTTGTACGACATTCCGACTACACAACGAATGGTTGCAACGACAGCGCAGGAAGCCGTTCAGCATGCCAATAGTATGGGCTATCCAGTCGCTTTAAAAATTGACTCGCCTGATATTCCGCATAAAACAGAGGCCAATGCGATTAAACTCAATGTGAAAAATGACCAGGAAGTTATGGATGCCTTTGATGAGATTGACCGCAATGCGCGGGCATATGATGCGAATGCCGTCATTAATGGTGTTTCTATACAAGAAATGTTACCGGCAGGCGTTGAAGTGATTGTTGGGGTAACCAATGATCCAGGTTTCGGACCGGTGATTATGTTTGGGTTAGGCGGCATCTTTGTGGAAGTTTTCCGAGATATCTCGTTTAGAGTTGCACCGTTAACGAGAGATGATGCACTGGAGATGATTGAGGAGATTAAGGGCTACGCCATTTTGAAGGGGGCTCGCGGGAAAGCGGCGGTCGATATTGAAGCGATTGTCGATGTACTGCTAAAAGTGTCAGCCCTCGTTACGGATCATGGGGATCACATTGACGAATTGGATATCAATCCACTGATTGTTTATGAAGATGGGATTAAAGCTGCAGATGCCATGCTCGTGGTTCGCGAGACAGAAGTTCAAGCATCTGTGGGAGTAGGGGGATGA
- a CDS encoding MaoC family dehydratase N-terminal domain-containing protein, with protein sequence MDLDKSMIGLTGEVYVFETEKRHIRQFAEAIGDANPLYVDEAHAANTPYGKLIAPPTFPIAIGAEGGGIPIELDARRMLHGEQEFIYHRAISPGDRLYCQMKVADIYEREGKSGVMQFLVLDTYMKDEHGEMVAVSRTNIIYRPLSKKEGQ encoded by the coding sequence ATGGACTTAGACAAAAGTATGATTGGCTTAACCGGAGAGGTTTATGTCTTTGAGACGGAAAAAAGGCATATCCGACAATTTGCGGAGGCGATTGGAGATGCTAACCCACTTTATGTTGACGAAGCACACGCCGCGAATACGCCGTATGGCAAACTGATTGCCCCACCAACGTTTCCAATTGCAATCGGAGCGGAGGGGGGCGGTATCCCAATTGAACTTGATGCCCGCCGCATGTTGCACGGGGAACAGGAGTTTATTTATCACCGTGCAATTAGTCCGGGAGATCGTTTGTATTGTCAGATGAAAGTAGCGGATATCTATGAACGTGAAGGCAAAAGCGGGGTTATGCAGTTTTTAGTCTTGGATACGTACATGAAAGATGAACATGGTGAAATGGTGGCAGTTAGTCGAACGAATATCATTTATCGACCGTTGTCGAAAAAGGAGGGCC